The genomic window GGGAAGGTGATAGACTCTACACGCgcgaagaataaaaagacgACCGGTAAAAATTCTGCACGTAATTTGTAGTCAGTACAGCGTGAAGGACTGCACTGTGATATGCATACATGTGATCACCGCTACCACCCCGCAGCGAAAGATGGATTCGAAAAAAGGGCAGACGCTGTAAATACAGAACTGCTGAACGACGCCATAGTCATTTTAGActcgaagaaaaaaatcaaggagaagcaaaaagaGGTAGACCAGCTGGACATCattaatttaataaaaaccCTTTTTAGTGATAACAAGCAGAAGGTGTGGTCCTTCCCGGACTTGTCCGTTGACTACCACAAGGCgttcaaaaatgaaaactacTTTGAAATAGACTAAACGGGGCCTACTTGGTGTACCACCCCTGttgccttaaaaaaaaattcgttaCGCGTGTGCAATGGTGTGTTTGCTTATTCGAACGCGCCATGATTAGCGGAGGGAGAACCACTTTGTTCtaccccccttccttttaccAATTTGGAACCCCGTATTTTTTGTGACCTTTTAAAACAGCAGCAAATCCGCTATTCGATGATTTAACATCTGCTCAGTTTTGTCTTTTCACGTTTTCGTTCTCACGCTGGGTGGGCTTAGCGTATTCGCGGCGTAGTTGCAATATGGAAAAGATGCACGCATAGAGCAAAACGTTGTCATAAAAATGGGCACACACTTGTGATGTAAAGTTGATTCACGTGTCGATTTGTTTCTTGGTCGACGCGGCGTAGCAAAGGCTAAGCAGTGGGATCACTTCCACACCTTGCGGTCGACAAGAGGGCGAGAGGCAACGGACTCCTTGGAGCACCAGTAGTCTTCCACAATTTGCTTATCGGCACTGTTGTTGACATCCAACTTTTTAAACACGTGATATTCGAACGAAGGGTGATCCTTCATCTCGAAAGGAATTTCGGTACCCCTGAATAGCCACACACCTTCGATATCATAGTCCTTATTTTCACCCAACACAGTGATAACGGCGAAGGaatatttggaaaaattgttgTCTAATCTTTGCAAAAAGCCACCAGCCATATTACATGCAACGAAAGATATTTGGCATTCATCTTCTAGCTTATCATAtttcatataatataatgagAAACCTTTAGGATCATATGTTTTCCAGAAATGGGGCATGGCAACATTGATGAGATCCTTCTCATTACTAAACTTGTACTTCCACTCGTCaagcgaaaaggaagatgGGGGTAACAAATCGAGTGGGTTTgctttcttcgtttttttttcagttggTTCATCACTTAACAACTCACattcatcatcgtcatcatttttattatctttcttcttgttgcttttatcctttttcttctcattgtTTGCAGttttttgtgcattcttATCTTGGGcagctgctttttttcccgctCCCTGCTGACTGGCAAACACGAACTTGAACTGCTTCTGGTTACTTATCGTGTTGTACAGGCGAAACAAGTTTCCATACTTTTTTAGGAAGctctcatttattttttccgacTTCATTGCAAAGTTTATGataacacatataaatatatctGCCAGGGTTATTCCATTACCCACCATAAACTGGTTTAACAACAAATGGTTATTCAAGCAGGCAAATGTTTCCTGTATATGTTTTAGGGACTTCTCATTCGACTTATTGCTAATGTAGCAACAGACTGGAATCTCCAATTCGTAGGTATTAAAGTCTACCCACATGTTCACTTGTGCTTCTTCAAAGACTCCTTTTCCTAATAGGTTGTTCTCCCTCCTTATGTTGCATAGGTACTTACTAATGGCATTACTTTCGAAGAGGCTTCCACTGGGGGTTACTAAAACGGGGAGCCTACCCAAGGGGGAGTAATTAAGGAACTCCTGCGTCTTGTCATCCTTACCGATTTCGAACTGGGGCATGTTCAACTTCACGTTGCAAAACGAGGCAACCGCTTGGACTTTCAGAGACCTTATGTCATTCTTCGGGGCTAGTAGTTTCTAAGGGGGGGTGGGAAAGCAGGTAAGCATGGACAATGACCAGGAGAGTGCTTCAGTGGAAGCTGCATTGGTGAGCTGTTCGACTGTCCGCCCAAATGGGATATACTATAATCCCGCGGGGAAGATACTTCTCCACAGCATATATGTACCACCTTGCATACGTCGTGGGTAATGTGGCATGTGAAAAGGGGTGAAGTTGCTCTGCGGCACCATTGCTGTGACAactctcttttttattaattcttttcccctttttctcacGTCAGCTAACGCGTCATGCGCAAATTccttttgctatttttttttttttttttctacttacGAAATCCATTTTCCGTTGGTTTGTTTTGCTATAGAGGGTTGGTGGTCCTTTGGTAGGGCTCAaacttatgtatataaatacatgCAAGAACGTTACGAACGTACGTAAAAATACGTTTATTTCAGTTTGtacaataaaatatacactGATTATTATACAAGCTTGGTTGCCTTAGCGAAGAATAGCCAAATTCGCGGGGACTCAGGTCACGCTACAAGTAAAACTACTGATTAACTTTTTTGCTTTGTGAATATACGGAGGGATACCAAACTGAGGGAGTTAATTTTTgtcaaaataattttatcctttaAGAAATGATAAGCACGTACGTCAACGTAGGCTCTacatattgaaaaaaaaaaaaaaaaaaaaaaaaaaaatataaaataatggGTGACCGTGACCGGTCGAATAGTCGAGCGAATTTGTACTGTTACGGGTAAATCTGCACTTGCGGAAGAGGCTCATTTCGTTAccggttaatttttttttttgccctactatgaaattatttatattttttcgttttcataTTGGCTTCCTTCATAttacttcctatttttttcaaattagaATGGGACATTCATCATGCATACgtatgcttatatatatgtattccttGCAAAGCCGTAAGGGTTGGAACACTTGGCGGAAGGAAAATCCGTTGGAACATTTGCAAAGCAGCATATGATAAAAATGAGCATGTTATACCTATGTACGAATATTTTGAACTAATGTGGTAGGGCTAAACATTTGGCGAAGTCAAATTGTGAAAgttatggtagaattgtATTGGTGCGCCcctttgttaaaaatttaacacTGGGGGAGAAAAGGTATGCCATAAACATATGCCCCCATcctaaatatgtacacattataACACCACcaagaaaattttccacgAAATGGTTATCGTTGCATGTgcttttttgtcctttcttCGTTATGCAGTCCCCTCCGTGGCGAGGAAAACTCCCAACTAGTGGGTAACACTTCTTACCAATTTGCTAGCcaaatggaatttttttttttacctgatccgttcataattttttctcaacaATTGTAACCCGTGTGTAGAGGTCAAATTGTGCCACCTCACCCCGATGTGATCATAataagcaaaaatgggaaatcaAACACATACGGAAATTCCCGTTATGATGTTTCATTCCCAAACCATTAtcaccattttttacaaaaggtTGTGTGCAAATTGTTTGCCGTTCAGGGGAAtatagccaaaaaaaaaaaaaaaaaaaaaaaaaaaaacttatgCGGCGTACGTGGCTACCTCTCGTACGTATGCAACATCACATGGCGTTCGTTTCAAGCGTCTCCTGGGTGTATGCAATATGAGGACAGCGTATTCGCATTATATTACTTGTACTGACGGTGGGtcctctttcccttttaatgaaatgaaaaagaacaaaaagtgTTCGATACACAGAGGACTCTTATCCCTATATCTATGGAAATTGCTCGCGGGTTATACGCAACGCAATTGTTACATTGGCGGCACTTTTCATGCTCACAAATGGGATAAACACCAATGTTACACAGAATGATCATCAGTAATTCGCGttaaatgcaaaaaagaaaagataatTCCCCCTTTCACTTGCATGCGCGCATTTATAATCATATGGTTTTGTTCTCTTAACGTGTGTGAGTTAGAGAAACTCGCTCACTGTTGCATATGCAAAGGGAGGTGATCGACGGGCGCAATTATCGCATGGGTGTGATATGAACATTTGGCGAGGCGACTTCCCACTCAGCTACTTGGCGTAATATATTGAGCGGGCCTACATATACCTGCGCACGTACGCATAGATGGTATGTTGAAATatcaaagggaaaatttgTGAATACTTTTGGGGAAGTGAAAGAACCATTACTTTTTCCAATTGCCATGGAAGGGGGTTACATTCGTTCTAAATATTACGTGGGTAATGACACAGAAAGCGCGCATCAGTTTTACTTTCTCTTTGGTAATAAGTTACATATGCAACTTGTacggaaaaaacaaaaaaaaaaaaaaaaaaagattggAATTTCGCTGTTTGTAGAGAGGCCATTTTGTTATCGGCCTCCCTCGTGGTAagcccccccttttgaaaTGCTCCCTTTAAAACGCTCCCCGTTGCAAACCCGACATGTGTTGACCAAGGGGGGAGGCAGCATACTGTATCGGGTATTGCATaagtatgcatgtatatttatttatgtatatatatttacgttacatatattttgcatatctcccccaaaaaaaaaaaaaattcagcgTGGGGTGCTTCGTATGCGCGGTCGGCACAACATTCCAGCGTAGCGAAAGgcgaaatataaaaataagctTATGGAAAAGTGCACATGGCAAAATAAATAGGCCCAAGTGACAAATGGAAAGAATCGCGGAAGGGATGCCGTGGAGTGGATAAgcagtgcatatatatttatacgtaTGTGATGACTGTGCTGCGCACCCTCCCCTTATCTGGTGGGTATCATATTTTACGAACCGCTTCCTCCGTTGGTTATGCTGCACCCCCGgctatgcttttttttttcttccgcatcgatcaccttccttccccagGTTGGTAAAATTTTACCCAAccgggaataaaaaaaaaaaaaaaaaaaaaaaaaaaaagaacgttggtttttcttcctcataaTATTGCAACAAGTTTTTTATGCATACGTATGTCGGGctcacatgtatacatacttGTACGTGCGAGAAACTGTAAATGATCcacgaaaggaaaaagcactTGAAAAGgtatattttaatattttaagAAGCATCAAAACGgataaataatatttacgTGCGTGTTTCACGTGAtcgaataatatttttttattttattaaaattatttatttacttattttttttttatttaatttttttttccgttcgcGAATTTGAACAAAGTACCCTCGACTGTACACGCGTATGCTTATATGTACCTCCCCAATTCGTTCTTCGTGTACTTTGAAAAGAGATCTACTTTTCCCGAATTACCCAGCGGCAACGCGTAGTATAGAATAATAACCTCGCAAAGTTGTTTAAAAGTTATAACACTTTGCAAACCTGCTACTACAAACCTGCTCCTGCAAACCTGCTCCTGCAAATCTGTTCATCATCTAACAcgcgaaagggaaaaaatggctaaGGACATCAAGGTAAAGGCTAAGAACGCCGCTGGCGAAGAAACACTCAAGTACTACAGagtgaagggaaagaaaaaaattttaatccCAATTAAGGCCAAGAAAACAATTGCGAAGAAATATTATGGAAGGAAATTAGCCTCAAAGAAGAAATACATGGTGCAAGGGAAAATAAGAAAGTCGATCGAAGTTGGAAAAGTGGCAATCATACTGTCAGGGAAGCATATGGGCAAGAGATGCATAATTACGAAGGTATTACCCTCAGGGCTGTTAGCTGTCGTAGGTCCATATGAAGTAAACGGGGTCCCTTTAAAGAGAGTTAACCCACGATATGTTGTAGTGACGTCGACGAACATTTTTAAGTTTGAAAATATGGCAGGCCTGAAGGATGAATTTATCAAGCTGGCCGAACAGATTGAAGATAGCTCTTTTGTTAAATCcttggaaataaaaaaaaagcaaaagaaacTTCTGAgcaaaaagaatgaaagtcTCTTCATGAATGACGTGAttacaaaaattaaggaattGATGAAGGAGGACCCCAAGATGCAGAAACTGCAAAAAATCCAAAAACAAATTGACACCCTTCTGAAGGATGAAATTACCAAGAACAAAATCTTTGCAGAGTATTTGAAGTCCAAGTTTACACTGAGAAACGACATGGCTCTTCATAAAATGAAGTTCTGAGTTGTGCACATCGGCACTTGCTAGGTGCGTCTGCGCCGGgcacatacatgtatgcataaatatatgtatgtgcaatTTCTTaattgttaatttttttttattttttttttttccaccgtGCGCACACCTGATATGAACACCCTCCATTTTCACCAACTCGAAATCGCATGTACGTTCCAATTCGTCGTGAAGCATTTTGTATGCGACTTATGCTCTGCGTGTGTAGCGCCctttgtgtgcattttttaccCGAAaggttgtaaaaaaggacgaCTTAAGGGGAGCGCGAATAGGTAGCCCCGAACAGGATGGCACGACCTGACCCTGCGCAAATGTGAACTCCACCCAATCGATCCACACTTGAGCAGACTGTTCATCCGAAGGGAAGGAGCTAACCCACATGTCCTTGCAAAACTCGGTGCACACAAATGGTGGGCATAATGACACCCCTTGGTGCGAAGTGCACTTCTTTGGAAGAGATTCTGCCGCACAGATGACTGGCAAGTGAAAAGGGGCAATATACTGTGGATCACATTTTGCTAAATCCCAACAGTTGACCATTCGAGGGGATATTCTTTACTTGGACACTGGTGCAAGGTTCGCTAAGGCAAAATCGTTTCTCCTCTGCGCGGTTGCATACGTGCAGGGTAACACCTACGCACACTCCTGTGCATATCATACATTATGGGTGGTACGCACAGGAGGGGGAGGTTAAACCAAAGGGGcaacacttttttaaaaaaaagggaaggaaaaaaaaagaatgggtACACCCATGATGTGTATTAAAATGCCAACATAATTGTAGGCAGGGAGTACCTCCACTTGGACAAACATTCGAAAGGAAAACCCATTTCACAACA from Plasmodium coatneyi strain Hackeri chromosome 12, complete sequence includes these protein-coding regions:
- a CDS encoding Elongation factor 1-gamma, which produces MDFKLLAPKNDIRSLKVQAVASFCNVKLNMPQFEIGKDDKTQEFLNYSPLGRLPVLVTPSGSLFESNAISKYLCNIRRENNLLGKGVFEEAQVNMWVDFNTYELEIPVCCYISNKSNEKSLKHIQETFACLNNHLLLNQFMVGNGITLADIFICVIINFAMKSEKINESFLKKYGNLFRLYNTISNQKQFKFVFASQQGAGKKAAAQDKNAQKTANNEKKKDKSNKKKDNKNDDDDECELLSDEPTEKKTKKANPLDLLPPSSFSLDEWKYKFSNEKDLINVAMPHFWKTYDPKGFSLYYMKYDKLEDECQISFVACNMAGGFLQRLDNNFSKYSFAVITVLGENKDYDIEGVWLFRGTEIPFEMKDHPSFEYHVFKKLDVNNSADKQIVEDYWCSKESVASRPLVDRKVWK